The Deltaproteobacteria bacterium sequence TTTCAAAACCCTAAAACCGCTTCTTTTGGGCCTCTTCCTCATAATACTTCCGGTACATAATCTCCCATTCCCTCGATCCCTCAAAAACCCCTCGTTTGAGGGTGGCAATCTTGGCACGGACGGCATCGTCAATCTGGTCGTCGGTATTTAGGTAAGTGGTCATCGTTTTTTTGATGAGCTTCAAGGCGGCTTCGTCGCTGTCGTAATCGACTAGGTCTGAGTTGTAAAGTCCGTTGCAAACCAGGTGGGCCAGGTGGCTGAGGCGGTCTTCGGAGAGTTTCATAGCACCAGATTCCTTTCTTTCACCAATTGCTTTTTGATCATCTGAAATACCTTTTGCGCATCCATGTTTCCGGCGGCAATTTGGGCTTTATACTGCTCCATCATTTTTTTCACTTCTTCATCCAGTTTGTCTTCTTTGAGAAAGTCGTTGCTGATGAGTTCGATGATTTTATGTTTTATTTTGTCTTCAGCAGCCTTGAGGCGAATGGAAGGTTCTTTACGAATTTCAGCCAACACGCGGTCGGCCAAGGTTTGAATCTGTTCTTTTTTTAATCGCATTCCTCCACCTTCCTTTGAAGATGAAGATGAATCAAGCCTAAAATAAGTCCCAGGCACCAACCGGCCAGCACGTCACTGCACCAATGCACTTCGAGAGAAATACGCGAAAGGCCTACCAGAAAAATGATAAAACTAATCAGCAGTCGCGTTTTAAAGTCTTGTTGAAGATTTGGAGTTAACAGGGAGTAAATTAATAATCCCAAAAAAGCAATGTTGGCTGCATGACCAGAGGGATAGCTGAAGCCCGTAGCTTCACTGACAGTCGAGACGGGTCTTTCTCGACTAAAAAAATCTTTGAGGAAAGGATTTCCAAGTCTTAAAGCAGCGGCACAGATCACGCAAATTGCAGATTGTTTAATTTGCTGCCGAAAAATAAAATAAAGAACGATCACAAGACAAATGACCACAAAAACTTCCCCATCTCCCAGATGAGTCACTTGCTTCATCAGGCTCACATGGGTATCCGACAAAAAATCATGATTAATATCGTAGACCAGTTGATCCAAGGCAGGGAGAATAGGGCGCACAAAGATGAGCGCAGTGATGAGAAGAAAAGCGATGGTGAATAAATAGAGATGAACGAGCATAAAAGACGCTCATTTCGTTTTTTTGTCATTGCGAGTGCAGCAATGACGGCGGAAGTTAAAACCCCATCAAATACTCACACAGAGTTCTCACCATAATTCCCGTGCCACCCTTGGGGCAGTAGGCCCAAGGCTTGTTTGCCCAGCTGGGGCCGGCGATATCCATGTGGGCCCAGGGAGTTTTGCCTACAAATTCCTGCAGAAAGAGTCCGCCCATAATCGAGCCTGCATAAGCCCCGCCAATGTTTTGCAGATCGGCAATATTACTTTTCATGTCGTCTTTGTATTCTTCTACCAAAGGCAATTCCCAAATCAGCTCCCCACATTTTTTACCACTGCTGATCAGTTTTTCGATGTGTTCTTTATCGGTACCCAGGATGGCGGTGTAGAGTTCTCCCACGGCAACCAGGCAGGCGCCGGTGAGGGTGGCCAAATCGACCATAAAATCGGGTTTCTTTTCCGCCGCAAAAGCCAGGGCATCCATCAAAATGAGACGGCCTTCGGCATCGGTGTTCAGCACTTCGACGGTTTTGCCATTGTAAGCTTTAATGACATCCCCGGGACGGATCGCATTCGCATCGGGCATGTTCTCGGCGCTAGGAACATAAGCGTGCACCTCCACTTGAGGCTGAAGTTGAGCGATGGCCTGCATGGTGCCCAACAACGCTGCGGCCCCGGCCATGTCGTCTTTCATGGTCTCCATGCTTTTGGGGGGTTTTAGAGAGAGACCACCCGAATCAAAAGTGACGCCTTTGCCGATGAGGGCAATCACTTTTTTGGCTTTTGCTTTGGGTTTGTAAATCATTTCGATGAGCACCGGCGGATTTTTAGCGCCTTTGCCGACGTTAACAATTCCACCCATTCCCAGTTTTTTTAATTCAGCCTGTTTGTAGACGCGGGTTTTAATGCCCTTGATTTTCAAAGCGTGTTTTCCCAAAATTTCGGGGGCCATGTCTTCGGAAGGAGTGTTGACCAAATGTCTTGCAAAACAGGCGGCTTCACTTAAAATTTCGGCCTTGCGCAAGGCTTTTAGAGCTTCTTTTTGAACTTTGTGATCAGGCAGAAGATAGAGGATATCCGACAGCCCTGAGGACTCTTCTTTTTTGGATTTGTATTCGTCAAAACGATAAGAGCCCAGCAAAAGGCCTTCGGATGCGGCTTGCACGACCTCACCGAGAGGGAGAAGCTCCTGCACACATTCGGCGATAGGAAATAATATTTTTTTGGATTTTAAGCTGACGGCTGTGGCAACTGCCTTTCCACAGGCTTTTCGTAAAGTTTCCTGATTGAATTTTTTAATTTCACCCAAACCCAACACCAAGACATAAGGCGCCTTGATTTTATAGTGGGTGTGCAGGGTTTTTATGTCTCCTGGTTTGCCTTTGAATTCCTCTTTTTTGAGAGTGTCTGAAAGCAGGCCAGCAAGTATAGAATCTACAAAGGCTGCGCTATTTCCTTTTTCAATTTTTCCTTCAAAGAGAGGAAGGATGACTAAATCAACATTGGCCTTTTCAATTTTTTCAGCTGTAAGAGAGAGTTGCATACTTCTTAAGTCTCCTTTAAAAGAGTTAATAAATCATGAATGCTTAGTCCTGCTTGTTTGAGAATATTTCTTAGGGTTCCTTTTTTAAGATCTTTATTCCCATGGATAGGAACAGGAACCATGACCTTTGTGTGTGGGTGTCTGAAAATATGATGGCTTCCACTTACTCTTCTCAAAATAAAACCTTGTCGCTCAAGAATTTTAACTATCTGTTTGGGTTTTATAGGGGGGAAGGAGGAAGACATGAGTTATCCTAGATGGCAACTGGAATAAATATAGGTGCTGTAATGATTTCATCTTTCTCTTTGGGTATAGGGTCTCCATCTTCTTCTAAAACTTGTAGGTAACATTGAATAGCGTCTTTAATCATTTTTTGTGCTTCTTCAAAGCTATCACCCTGGGAAACACAGCCAGGAAGGGCTGGGACATAAGCAGTATAGCCTCCATCCTCTTCCTCTCTTTCAAAAAAAGCCGTGTATTTGTATATTTTTTTGGATTTTGTTTTTCTTTTCATAACTAAAGGCCCTGTTATTTATTTTGCCATTGATTCTGATTGTACCTTTATACACGGAGACATTCTATGCCCAAATCAAAAAAAGAAATAAAGCTCGATTTAGTCAAACTTCAGGTCCAACACGCGGTGGCCGAAATTCGTTTAAATCGTCCGGACTTGTTAAATCCTTTTAATATCGAATTGGCCACGCAGTTGGGAGTGGCCCTTCAAAAAGTATCCAGCGATAAAAAAATTCGTGCCGTCATTCTCCGTGGAGCAGGCAAGGCCTTTTCTGCAGGCGGCGACCTGAAAATGTTTCACAGCCTGCTTCCCCGGGCCGATAAAGGGTTTCAAAAGGTTTCGTCTTTATTGAATCAAGCCATTTTACTCATTCGCCAAATGCCCAAACCGGTAATTGCCGGTATTCACGGCCCTGCCTTTGCAGCAGGCTTTGGGTTGACGCTGGCTTGTGACCTCATTTTGGCCTCCGAATCCGCCAGACTCTCGGCCTCCTTTATCAACATCGCACTGACACCCAATGGAAGTGCGAGCCTTTATCTCCCTCGCTTAGTGGGATTTCACCGGGCCAACGAGCTGTTTTTTACGGGCAAAGTGCTTTCTGCCCAAGAGGCCTTTGAATGGGGAATCGTCAATCGGGTGGTGAAGGAAGAAGAGTTTGATCAGGCCTTGATGGATTGCGCCCAGGAACTTGCCACTCGTCCGACTCGCACCCTTGCCCAAATGAAAAG is a genomic window containing:
- a CDS encoding phosphatase PAP2 family protein; protein product: MLVHLYLFTIAFLLITALIFVRPILPALDQLVYDINHDFLSDTHVSLMKQVTHLGDGEVFVVICLVIVLYFIFRQQIKQSAICVICAAALRLGNPFLKDFFSRERPVSTVSEATGFSYPSGHAANIAFLGLLIYSLLTPNLQQDFKTRLLISFIIFLVGLSRISLEVHWCSDVLAGWCLGLILGLIHLHLQRKVEECD
- a CDS encoding DUF507 family protein, with the translated sequence MKLSEDRLSHLAHLVCNGLYNSDLVDYDSDEAALKLIKKTMTTYLNTDDQIDDAVRAKIATLKRGVFEGSREWEIMYRKYYEEEAQKKRF
- a CDS encoding leucyl aminopeptidase; its protein translation is MQLSLTAEKIEKANVDLVILPLFEGKIEKGNSAAFVDSILAGLLSDTLKKEEFKGKPGDIKTLHTHYKIKAPYVLVLGLGEIKKFNQETLRKACGKAVATAVSLKSKKILFPIAECVQELLPLGEVVQAASEGLLLGSYRFDEYKSKKEESSGLSDILYLLPDHKVQKEALKALRKAEILSEAACFARHLVNTPSEDMAPEILGKHALKIKGIKTRVYKQAELKKLGMGGIVNVGKGAKNPPVLIEMIYKPKAKAKKVIALIGKGVTFDSGGLSLKPPKSMETMKDDMAGAAALLGTMQAIAQLQPQVEVHAYVPSAENMPDANAIRPGDVIKAYNGKTVEVLNTDAEGRLILMDALAFAAEKKPDFMVDLATLTGACLVAVGELYTAILGTDKEHIEKLISSGKKCGELIWELPLVEEYKDDMKSNIADLQNIGGAYAGSIMGGLFLQEFVGKTPWAHMDIAGPSWANKPWAYCPKGGTGIMVRTLCEYLMGF
- a CDS encoding DUF507 family protein, which produces MRLKKEQIQTLADRVLAEIRKEPSIRLKAAEDKIKHKIIELISNDFLKEDKLDEEVKKMMEQYKAQIAAGNMDAQKVFQMIKKQLVKERNLVL
- a CDS encoding type II toxin-antitoxin system HicB family antitoxin, which produces MKRKTKSKKIYKYTAFFEREEEDGGYTAYVPALPGCVSQGDSFEEAQKMIKDAIQCYLQVLEEDGDPIPKEKDEIITAPIFIPVAI
- a CDS encoding type II toxin-antitoxin system HicA family toxin — protein: MSSSFPPIKPKQIVKILERQGFILRRVSGSHHIFRHPHTKVMVPVPIHGNKDLKKGTLRNILKQAGLSIHDLLTLLKET
- a CDS encoding enoyl-CoA hydratase/isomerase family protein, with amino-acid sequence MPKSKKEIKLDLVKLQVQHAVAEIRLNRPDLLNPFNIELATQLGVALQKVSSDKKIRAVILRGAGKAFSAGGDLKMFHSLLPRADKGFQKVSSLLNQAILLIRQMPKPVIAGIHGPAFAAGFGLTLACDLILASESARLSASFINIALTPNGSASLYLPRLVGFHRANELFFTGKVLSAQEAFEWGIVNRVVKEEEFDQALMDCAQELATRPTRTLAQMKRLMNKSLGISIPAQLTLEKNTIAWSSTTKDFAEGVTAFVEKRKAEFKGD